In one Stenotrophomonas maltophilia genomic region, the following are encoded:
- a CDS encoding EAL domain-containing response regulator, which produces MQNANDITIRLLIVDDSGENAEAIVSTLRNSGIAVRPWRPQDSAELSQVLANQAIDLVLASPSQGIPLPLVAQHIAASGKDIPLVLLAERIDEDELVQASSHGIRALALRQRPEHLLAVVRDQWVDLQARRGLRRIEAQMRETERRCDALIASSREPIAYVHEGMHIRANDAYLDMFGYEHFDDIEGISLLDMVAAQHVDDFKQLLKSLSRGEAPPPQYQLDARHQDGSAFPATMEFTAATYEGESCLQVVFRRRIEFDPELAREVEDLRQRDQVTGLLNRPTFMLQVESAVAQAGRSEGQFGLLLVEPDHYARLMPDIGLASADTLIGALASLLADVVGEDAQLARFGEHSFAVLQAGPYAQTVALAERIREAYAAHVFSIGARSATVTVSIGGVQVGEKIASIGQVLARASECTQAAAELGNTCRIFDPAAVDRVEEERVQRWVGRIREALDGDGFQLHYQPVLNLQGEPLELYEAYLRLEHNGELLSPTAFLGIAEEHGLLAEINRWVVSKAITVLGQRAREGSATQMLVKVTPESFDDPQMIATLRGELKAHGVPGERLWLHAPEAKVFTHLRSAQQFLADVAPLGCRIGLEQFGSGLDSFQLLAHFQPQFLKLDRGFTSDLAATRENIDRISQITARAQEAGIRTIAEFVSDANSMTLLFSAGVDYVQGDFVGPALPTMSFDFG; this is translated from the coding sequence ATGCAGAACGCGAACGACATCACCATCCGCCTGCTGATCGTCGACGACAGCGGCGAGAATGCGGAAGCCATCGTCAGCACGCTGCGCAACAGCGGCATCGCCGTGCGCCCCTGGCGCCCGCAGGATTCGGCCGAGCTGTCGCAGGTGCTGGCCAACCAGGCCATCGATCTGGTGCTGGCCTCGCCCTCGCAGGGCATCCCGCTGCCGCTGGTGGCCCAGCACATCGCGGCCAGTGGCAAGGACATTCCGCTGGTGCTGCTGGCCGAGCGCATCGACGAAGATGAGCTGGTCCAGGCCAGCAGCCATGGCATCCGCGCCCTTGCCCTGCGCCAACGGCCGGAGCATCTGCTGGCGGTGGTCCGCGACCAGTGGGTCGACCTGCAGGCGCGCCGCGGGCTGCGCCGCATCGAGGCACAGATGCGCGAGACCGAGCGCCGTTGCGACGCGCTGATTGCCTCCTCCCGCGAACCCATCGCCTATGTGCACGAAGGCATGCACATCCGCGCCAACGATGCCTATCTGGACATGTTCGGCTACGAGCATTTCGACGACATCGAGGGCATCTCGCTGCTGGACATGGTGGCCGCCCAGCATGTTGATGACTTCAAGCAGCTGCTGAAGAGCCTCAGCCGCGGCGAAGCGCCACCACCGCAGTACCAGCTCGATGCACGCCACCAGGATGGCAGTGCGTTTCCGGCAACGATGGAATTCACCGCAGCCACCTATGAGGGCGAATCCTGCCTGCAGGTCGTGTTCCGCCGCCGGATCGAGTTCGACCCGGAACTGGCCCGAGAGGTCGAGGATCTTCGCCAGCGCGACCAGGTGACCGGCCTGCTGAACCGGCCGACCTTCATGCTGCAGGTCGAAAGTGCGGTCGCCCAGGCTGGCCGCAGCGAGGGCCAGTTCGGCCTGCTGCTGGTCGAGCCCGACCACTATGCGCGGCTGATGCCGGACATCGGGCTGGCCTCGGCCGATACCCTCATCGGCGCGCTGGCCTCCCTGCTGGCCGATGTCGTGGGGGAGGACGCGCAGCTGGCGCGCTTCGGCGAACACAGCTTCGCCGTGCTGCAGGCCGGCCCCTATGCGCAGACCGTGGCACTGGCCGAACGCATCCGTGAGGCATATGCCGCCCATGTGTTCAGCATCGGCGCGCGTTCGGCCACGGTCACCGTGAGCATCGGCGGTGTCCAGGTCGGCGAGAAGATCGCCAGTATCGGCCAGGTCCTGGCGCGTGCCAGCGAGTGCACGCAGGCGGCCGCCGAGCTGGGCAACACCTGTCGCATCTTCGATCCGGCCGCGGTCGATCGGGTCGAGGAAGAACGTGTGCAGCGATGGGTCGGCCGCATCCGCGAAGCCCTGGACGGCGACGGCTTCCAGCTGCATTACCAGCCGGTCCTGAACCTGCAGGGCGAGCCACTGGAGCTGTACGAAGCCTATCTGCGACTGGAGCACAACGGTGAACTGCTCAGTCCCACCGCTTTCCTTGGCATCGCCGAGGAACACGGGCTGCTGGCCGAGATCAACCGCTGGGTGGTGTCCAAGGCCATCACGGTGCTGGGGCAGCGCGCGCGCGAAGGCAGCGCCACCCAGATGCTGGTGAAGGTCACCCCCGAATCGTTCGACGACCCGCAGATGATTGCCACCCTGCGTGGTGAACTGAAGGCGCACGGGGTTCCGGGCGAGCGCCTGTGGCTGCATGCGCCGGAAGCGAAGGTGTTCACCCACCTGCGCAGCGCCCAGCAGTTCCTGGCCGACGTGGCCCCGCTGGGCTGCCGCATCGGCCTGGAACAGTTCGGGTCCGGCCTGGATTCGTTCCAGCTGCTGGCCCACTTCCAGCCGCAGTTCCTCAAGCTGGACCGTGGATTCACCAGCGACCTGGCGGCGACCCGCGAGAACATCGACCGCATCAGCCAGATCACGGCGCGCGCGCA